From the Simplicispira suum genome, the window GACCATTGCCGATCGCATTACGGTGCTGCAGCGCGGCGCGGTTCTGGCCGAAGGGCCTTACGAAGAGGTTTCTGTGAATCCCGATGTGATGGAAGCCTACATGGGCAGTACCGATGCCCAATTGCAAGGAGCGCACTGACATGGCAAATACCGCCAGCCAGACTCCCGCCCTTGAAATCTCCAAGCTCCAGGCATGGTACGGAGAGTCGCACGTGCTGCACGGCATCGACATTGTTGTGCAGCCTGGAGAAGTCGTCACGCTGCTGGGCCGCAACGGCGCTGGCCGTACGACCACATTGAGAGCTGTCATGGGGTTGACGGGTGCGCGCACCGGCTCCATCAAGATCAATGGCGTCGAAGCGATCAATCTCTCCACGCACCGCATTGCGCACTTGGGCATCGGCTACTGCCCGGAAGAGCGGGGCATTTTTTCCAGCTTGTCCTGTGAAGAAAATCTGTTGCTGCCTCCGGTGCTCAAGACCGGCACGCCTGGCATGTCGGTTGAAGAGATCTACGAATTGTTCCCCAATCTGGCAGAGCGTCGGAACAGCCAGGGAACGCGTCTCTCGGGCGGCGAACAGCAGATGCTCGCGGTTGCACGCATCTTGCGCACAGGCGCCAAGCTTTTGTTGCTCGATGAAATTTCCGAAGGCTTGGCCCCGGTCATCGTCCAGGCACTGGCCCGCATGAT encodes:
- a CDS encoding ABC transporter ATP-binding protein, with protein sequence MANTASQTPALEISKLQAWYGESHVLHGIDIVVQPGEVVTLLGRNGAGRTTTLRAVMGLTGARTGSIKINGVEAINLSTHRIAHLGIGYCPEERGIFSSLSCEENLLLPPVLKTGTPGMSVEEIYELFPNLAERRNSQGTRLSGGEQQMLAVARILRTGAKLLLLDEISEGLAPVIVQALARMITMLRAKGYTVVMVEQNFRFAAPLADRFYVIEHGTVVQKFSSSELESRMPILNQLLGI